The following coding sequences lie in one Silvanigrella aquatica genomic window:
- the lpdA gene encoding dihydrolipoyl dehydrogenase, whose product MSTNFDLIVIGSGPAGYEGAIYASQLGMKVALIEKDPTLGGTCLNVGCIPAKSMLQSALMLDKAKKFASYGVKIAGSDNPELDFPQVNKRRDEIVKTMTNGVSFLMKKNKVEIIRGFGSISGKGQVDVTSDGKKTTYTCKNILVATGSRARHLPHIKVDGKSIVTSEEIWAWDKVPETMAVLGGGVIGCEFASAYGRYGSKVTIIEMADQICPTEDHETAAELTKALKKQNCEVLTSVKTKSVTAKGNKVEVVLEGENSPRVFEKVLLSVGRAPNVENIGLEKVGIKLNDRGFIDVDLKTYQTNIPGIYAVGDVIPTPQLAHTGSSEALYAVDIIAGKKRHPINYLTNPAAIYTYPEIASIGYTENQLKKAGRNYKSAKFPFTAIAKARIDDIADGFVKILIDPKYGEVLGVHIVNTKASEMIAEFALGNNLEMTIEDLAHTIHPHPTVSEIIKEAAHAVMGHPINM is encoded by the coding sequence ATGTCTACAAATTTCGATCTCATTGTTATTGGAAGCGGCCCGGCTGGTTATGAAGGTGCAATTTATGCAAGCCAGCTCGGGATGAAAGTTGCTTTAATAGAGAAAGACCCAACACTTGGCGGTACTTGTTTAAATGTAGGATGTATTCCTGCTAAATCTATGCTTCAATCGGCATTAATGCTCGATAAAGCGAAAAAATTTGCAAGTTATGGTGTGAAAATCGCGGGATCAGACAATCCTGAACTCGATTTTCCTCAAGTTAACAAACGCCGTGATGAAATTGTGAAAACCATGACGAACGGTGTTAGCTTTTTAATGAAAAAAAATAAAGTTGAAATAATTCGCGGTTTTGGTTCAATCTCTGGAAAAGGACAAGTTGACGTAACAAGTGATGGAAAAAAAACAACTTACACTTGTAAAAATATTCTTGTTGCTACGGGAAGTCGCGCACGTCATTTGCCCCACATCAAAGTGGACGGCAAAAGCATTGTGACCTCTGAGGAAATTTGGGCATGGGATAAAGTCCCTGAAACCATGGCCGTACTTGGTGGTGGTGTGATTGGTTGTGAATTTGCTTCAGCTTACGGACGTTATGGCTCTAAAGTAACAATTATTGAAATGGCTGATCAAATTTGTCCAACAGAAGATCATGAAACCGCTGCTGAACTTACAAAAGCTCTCAAAAAACAAAATTGCGAAGTTTTAACAAGTGTAAAAACAAAATCTGTCACCGCTAAAGGTAACAAAGTTGAAGTTGTTCTTGAAGGCGAAAACTCCCCCCGTGTTTTTGAAAAAGTTTTATTAAGTGTAGGTCGTGCTCCCAATGTTGAAAATATTGGACTCGAAAAAGTAGGCATTAAACTCAATGATCGTGGATTTATTGATGTTGATCTCAAGACATACCAAACAAATATTCCTGGAATTTATGCTGTTGGAGACGTTATTCCTACGCCACAACTTGCGCATACAGGTTCTTCAGAAGCACTTTATGCTGTTGATATTATCGCAGGTAAAAAACGCCATCCGATAAATTATTTAACAAACCCTGCTGCTATTTATACTTATCCAGAAATTGCAAGTATTGGTTATACTGAAAATCAACTTAAAAAAGCAGGACGTAATTATAAATCCGCTAAGTTCCCATTTACCGCCATTGCAAAAGCGCGCATAGATGACATTGCCGACGGATTTGTTAAAATACTTATCGATCCTAAATACGGTGAAGTTCTTGGTGTTCATATTGTAAATACTAAGGCAAGTGAGATGATCGCGGAATTTGCTTTAGGTAACAATCTTGAAATGACTATAGAAGATCTTGCACACACCATTCACCCGCATCCTACTGTTTCAGAAATCATCAAAGAAGCAGCACATGCAGTAATGGGTCATCCAATTAACATGTGA
- a CDS encoding dihydrolipoamide acetyltransferase family protein, with protein sequence MATQNVLMPQMGESIQEGTLTRWHKKLGDKVQREEILFEISTDKVDTEIPSPVSGVLVQIFAKEGETVSVNTVVAVIDDAAAPGSVAQAPAEKPAAPAPASVSAEVASASSSSDSSSRVLASPLARKMAEEHSVDLSKVQGSGEGNKIVKNDVLAALETGKSVSPLVASAAAAVVSPAAKSSSEHMKATGGGAEGIVDGVRVSRVPMTGMRKKIADHMVMSKRTSPHVTSVIEIDLQKIVDVRAKFKDKFEAVHGFKLTFMPFFLHAVIEAIKAVPVVNASIDGDAILYKKDINLGCAVALDWGLIVPVIKNSSERSFVGLGRELNNLAEKARNKKLAPEDVRGGTFSISNYGGFGTVIGQPIINQPQVAIFGIGAMQKKPVVINDAIAIRTMCYCVLSFDHRVIDGSDSGKFLSTVKSVLENWNVPVV encoded by the coding sequence ATGGCAACTCAAAATGTACTTATGCCACAAATGGGTGAATCGATTCAAGAAGGCACATTGACCCGCTGGCATAAAAAACTAGGTGATAAAGTTCAACGTGAGGAAATTTTATTTGAAATTTCCACAGACAAAGTTGATACCGAAATTCCCTCACCTGTAAGCGGTGTGCTCGTTCAAATTTTTGCTAAAGAAGGTGAGACTGTAAGTGTAAATACAGTTGTTGCTGTTATCGATGACGCGGCCGCACCAGGATCTGTGGCTCAAGCGCCTGCTGAAAAACCAGCAGCTCCTGCGCCTGCATCAGTATCTGCCGAGGTAGCATCTGCATCATCTAGTTCGGATTCTTCTTCGAGAGTGCTGGCAAGTCCTTTGGCACGCAAAATGGCAGAAGAACACTCTGTCGATCTCTCCAAAGTTCAAGGTTCGGGAGAAGGCAATAAAATTGTAAAAAATGACGTACTTGCTGCTCTAGAAACGGGAAAATCCGTTTCTCCTCTTGTGGCTTCGGCAGCAGCAGCGGTCGTTTCTCCTGCGGCGAAATCGTCCTCTGAGCATATGAAAGCAACGGGCGGCGGTGCTGAAGGCATTGTCGATGGCGTTCGCGTCAGCCGTGTTCCTATGACAGGCATGCGTAAAAAAATCGCTGATCATATGGTTATGAGCAAGCGCACAAGTCCACATGTGACATCTGTTATTGAAATTGATCTGCAAAAAATTGTTGATGTGCGTGCTAAATTCAAGGATAAATTCGAAGCTGTTCATGGCTTTAAGTTAACATTTATGCCTTTCTTTTTACATGCAGTTATTGAAGCAATTAAGGCTGTTCCTGTCGTCAATGCGAGCATTGATGGTGATGCCATTCTTTACAAAAAGGACATCAACCTCGGATGTGCTGTGGCACTCGATTGGGGTCTTATCGTTCCTGTAATTAAAAACTCCAGTGAGCGCAGTTTTGTAGGCTTAGGCCGTGAACTCAATAACTTAGCTGAAAAAGCGCGTAATAAAAAATTAGCCCCAGAAGATGTTCGTGGTGGTACGTTTTCAATTAGCAATTACGGTGGATTTGGTACGGTCATTGGGCAACCTATTATTAATCAACCTCAGGTTGCTATTTTTGGCATAGGAGCTATGCAAAAGAAACCTGTTGTGATCAATGATGCCATTGCTATTCGCACCATGTGCTATTGTGTTCTTTCTTTCGATCACCGCGTGATCGATGGTTCAGATAGTGGTAAGTTCTTAAGCACTGTGAAATCGGTTTTGGAAAATTGGAATGTTCCCGTAGTATAA
- a CDS encoding BMP family lipoprotein — translation MKLKIISITSLLLYFPAYSAERICMVLDRGGKEDKSFNQSAVEGFQQAKESLKISDDSKFLETRSDEQIQHFLRTFSVDKTCNLIISVGFNPSSYVKALAEKYPDKKYLAIDNQVISSKNNVRSALFREDEGAFLIGSIAAMKSKSKKIGMIGGMDIPMMKRFALAFEAGAKHVSPKIEVRQSIIGTTPEAWNNPSKAKEIALSQYNNGVDIIFQVAGPSGLGVFDAATQLNKINVKEKKHFAIGVDSNQNGMAPGIVLTSMVKHVDIAVYMAIKDLVEKKFTAEIKQYDLRNGGIDWAFDKYNRSLISGFEMRKINKIRSEIIDGKIKVPDYYEITKKSGKKT, via the coding sequence ATGAAATTAAAAATAATATCTATCACGAGTTTGTTACTTTATTTTCCTGCTTATTCTGCGGAACGTATTTGCATGGTTTTAGACAGAGGCGGGAAAGAAGATAAATCATTTAATCAATCTGCTGTTGAAGGCTTTCAACAGGCAAAAGAAAGCTTAAAAATATCAGACGATAGTAAATTTTTAGAAACGCGTTCCGATGAACAAATTCAACATTTTTTACGCACTTTTTCAGTCGATAAAACTTGTAACTTAATTATATCTGTAGGATTTAATCCTTCAAGTTACGTTAAAGCTTTAGCAGAAAAATATCCTGACAAAAAATATTTAGCCATTGATAATCAGGTTATTTCATCCAAAAATAATGTGCGTTCCGCTTTGTTTCGTGAAGATGAAGGTGCTTTTTTAATAGGTAGTATTGCTGCCATGAAATCAAAATCCAAAAAAATAGGGATGATTGGTGGTATGGACATTCCCATGATGAAACGTTTTGCTCTCGCATTTGAAGCCGGTGCCAAACATGTTTCCCCAAAAATTGAAGTAAGACAAAGTATCATTGGCACAACACCGGAGGCATGGAACAATCCTTCTAAAGCAAAAGAAATTGCTTTGTCGCAATATAACAATGGGGTTGATATTATATTTCAAGTAGCGGGACCATCTGGGTTAGGTGTGTTTGATGCTGCGACACAATTAAATAAAATAAATGTAAAAGAGAAAAAGCATTTTGCTATTGGGGTGGATTCAAATCAAAATGGCATGGCTCCCGGAATTGTTCTTACCAGTATGGTGAAACATGTTGACATCGCTGTTTATATGGCTATTAAAGATTTGGTTGAAAAAAAATTTACAGCAGAAATAAAACAATATGACTTACGCAATGGTGGTATAGATTGGGCATTTGATAAATACAATCGTTCCTTAATTAGTGGTTTTGAAATGCGTAAAATAAATAAAATACGATCCGAAATTATTGATGGTAAAATAAAAGTGCCCGATTACTATGAAATAACAAAGAAATCAGGCAAAAAAACTTAA
- the argS gene encoding arginine--tRNA ligase yields the protein MTTSHDPFKNEIAKIVYQELMNISQNFSIAFSLKEHEIYNLLTVPPDFSLGQAALPCFPFAKSFKQAPNKIASELAEKLNKQNKLLISKVNCVNAYLNFYCDFNELAKNISQNINSKEFFNRKLLEDSEKDKIVVEYSQPNTHKAMHVGHLRCLVLGDAVCNLLEYAGNKIVRATYPGDVGNHVAKIIWYLTHPTNKQFPATDKTRWLGQMYAEADEAFKALKGTANEVEVKKDISEILRQLNNSSGKYYELWKETREWSLEELRRIYSWLNSHFDVWYFESECEAPSKEIVKKKYEEGFFVKDNGAIGIDLSQWKLGFAMFLKSDGNGLYLTKDIDLIMRKFSDPEVTKSIYIVDSRQKLHFQQLFKTAELMGYPQAAKSVHLSYETVNTEDGKPFSSRQLNGLQLTDLRYKMEEKVTKDYLERYRGQWTDSDIELTAKNITIGALKYGMLRVDNTTQINFSLEEWLKLDGDTGPYLQYVHARCCSILEKIGSPKQNSEFKVTEQYEQELIFLISRFNDFALQGAVQNRPSLIANYLYDLAKSFNRFYENCSIKNAEENIRETRLCLVECTKEIIFEGLKLLGIPAPHKM from the coding sequence ATGACGACTTCTCACGACCCTTTTAAAAATGAAATTGCTAAAATTGTTTATCAAGAATTAATGAATATAAGCCAAAATTTCAGTATAGCTTTTTCTTTAAAAGAACATGAAATTTACAATTTACTCACAGTTCCACCCGATTTTTCCCTGGGTCAAGCCGCATTACCTTGCTTTCCCTTTGCAAAATCATTTAAACAAGCGCCAAATAAAATTGCTTCTGAACTTGCAGAAAAATTAAATAAACAAAATAAATTGCTTATTTCTAAAGTGAATTGTGTTAACGCCTATTTAAATTTCTATTGTGACTTTAATGAACTCGCAAAAAATATTTCACAAAATATAAATTCAAAGGAATTTTTTAATAGAAAATTATTAGAAGATTCTGAAAAAGATAAAATTGTTGTTGAATATTCTCAACCTAATACACATAAAGCTATGCACGTGGGACACCTTCGTTGTTTGGTTTTAGGTGATGCTGTGTGTAATTTGCTAGAATATGCAGGAAATAAAATTGTACGTGCCACTTATCCCGGTGATGTAGGCAATCACGTGGCTAAAATTATTTGGTACCTTACACATCCTACAAATAAACAATTTCCCGCAACAGATAAAACCCGTTGGCTGGGTCAGATGTATGCCGAAGCGGACGAAGCCTTTAAAGCGCTTAAAGGAACAGCAAATGAAGTTGAAGTTAAAAAAGATATTTCTGAAATATTAAGACAATTAAATAATTCTTCTGGCAAATATTATGAACTCTGGAAAGAAACACGGGAATGGAGCCTAGAGGAATTAAGAAGAATATATTCCTGGCTTAATTCGCATTTTGATGTTTGGTATTTTGAAAGCGAATGCGAAGCCCCTTCAAAAGAAATTGTCAAAAAGAAATATGAAGAAGGATTTTTTGTAAAAGACAATGGCGCTATTGGTATTGATTTAAGTCAGTGGAAATTAGGTTTCGCTATGTTTTTAAAATCTGACGGCAATGGTCTTTATTTAACTAAAGATATTGACCTTATTATGCGTAAATTTTCCGATCCCGAAGTCACAAAATCAATTTATATTGTGGACTCCAGACAAAAATTGCATTTTCAGCAATTGTTTAAAACAGCAGAACTTATGGGTTATCCTCAAGCCGCGAAATCGGTTCACTTGTCCTATGAAACAGTAAATACAGAAGACGGGAAACCCTTTAGCTCAAGACAATTAAATGGTTTGCAATTAACAGACTTGCGCTACAAAATGGAAGAAAAAGTAACAAAAGATTACTTAGAACGTTACCGCGGCCAATGGACAGATTCCGATATTGAACTCACCGCTAAAAATATCACAATAGGCGCTTTAAAATATGGAATGCTACGCGTAGATAACACCACACAAATTAATTTTTCTCTTGAAGAATGGTTAAAATTAGATGGGGATACAGGTCCTTACTTGCAGTATGTGCATGCCCGCTGCTGCAGTATTCTTGAGAAAATTGGTAGCCCAAAACAAAATTCGGAATTTAAAGTAACAGAGCAATACGAACAAGAATTGATCTTCTTAATTTCACGCTTTAACGATTTTGCATTACAAGGTGCTGTACAAAATAGACCTTCTTTAATTGCAAATTACTTATATGATTTAGCAAAGAGTTTTAATCGCTTTTATGAAAATTGCTCTATTAAAAATGCCGAAGAAAACATTAGAGAAACTCGTCTATGTTTAGTAGAATGCACAAAAGAAATTATTTTTGAAGGATTAAAATTATTAGGTATTCCTGCACCTCATAAAATGTAA